The nucleotide window AAGTGCAGCCTGCACTTTCGGAATCATGCCGCCTGTAATAATACCCGCTTCAATCAATTCCAGTACATACGTTTCTCCCGCTTCTTGCACAAGATTGTTTTGATACAAAATTCCAGGCACATCAGTCACGAATACTAACTGCCGTGCCTGTAAAGAAGCTGCTACTGCAGCTGCAGCGGTATCCCCGTTAATGTTGTATAACTGCCCATCTTTCATGCCGATTGGCGCAATGATTGGCACAAATCCTTGTTGCAAGAGCTGATGAATCAGCTCTCGATTCACACTCTCTACTTCTCCAACAAAACCAAGTTCTTCGATTGGCTCAGCAATCAGAAGATTTCCATCACATCCGGATAACCCCACTGCTTGCAAACCGTATGCAGAGCAAGTTGCTACTAGGTTTTTATTTACAGTACCGCAAAGCTGCATTTGTACAACTTCTAAAACTTCGGCAGTTGTTACGCGTAAACCGGATTTTTTATGTACAGCAATGCCCAGCCTTTTCAGCATCACATCTATTTCTGGTCCTCCTCCGTGTACAATAACAACATCACATGTTTTCTGTAATTCTTTTATACTCCTAAAAAACGTTTCTGATAAACGGGAAAGTATACTGCCGCCGCACTTTACTACGATAATATCCTTCAAACTCTCTCCTCCTTATGTACGATAGCTGGCATTGATCTTTACATAATCGTAACTTAAGTCACAGCCCCAAGCCGTACCTTTGGCTGTCCCCGTATGCAAATCAACATAAATAACGATAGTATCTCCTGCTAAATACCTTGCTGCCGCTTCTTCAGAAAATACTTGCGGTTCACTTTGCTTTAACACGCAAAATTCTCCTATATATATGTCAATAGTAGCGGGATTTAATACAATATCACTATGACCGAGCGCACCAATAATTCGTCCCCAATTCGCATCTTCGCCGTACACAGCTGTTTTTACTAAGGCTGAACCAACAACCTTTTTTGCGGCAATTTGAGCATCTTTTGGAGACACCGCTCCCTCTACATTCACTTCAATTAGTTTCGTAGCTCCTTCACCATCTTTTGCAATTTGCTTTGCAAGCGATTCGCATACTTCTCTTAACGCTTCATAAAAATGCGGCCAATCCGCATGCGCTTCGTGTAAGGACTCATTACCGGCTAAGCCGCTTGCCATAACAATTACCATGTCATTTGTAGATGTTTCTCCATCTACCGTAATTTGATTAAAGGTATGATTTGTGATGCTTGACAATGCTTTTTGTAATACATCGCTTTCAATGACCGCATCTGTTGTAACAAACGCTAGCATCGTAGCCATGTTGGGATGAATCATACCCGATCCTTTTGCCGCTCCTCCTACTGTAACTGTCTTACCATCTATCACTGTTTGATAACACGCGCGCTTTGTGACAAGATCAGTCGTCAAAATTGCTTCATAAAAGGAATCAACTTTCTCTACAGACCTCGCTGGCATTAACTGTGTAATCCCCATTCTAATTTTTTCCATAGGTAGTACTTCACCGATTACACCAGTTGACGCTACTGCTACTAAATGGTCCTCAATACCACAATGTTTAGCAGTCAATGATCGCATCTCATAAGCATCCTCTTCCCCTTGCACACCTGTACAAGCATTGGCGTTACCACTATTTATAACAATAGCCTGTAGCTTATGTGCAACCGCAATGCTTTGCTGAGTCACCCTAAGAGGAGCTGCTTGAAAACGACTTTGTGTATAAACGGCTGCACAACTAGCCGGCACCTCACAATAAATCATCCCCAAATCTTTACGTACCTTTCGAATACCTGCATGTACACCGGTTGCTTGAAATCCCTTCGGTGTTATAACCGACCCCCCTGTTACTGGGTTTACCGTTAAACCAATCATCTCTTTTCCTCCTTTATGGATACATTGGAACAAATCCAATACCTGTTTGCTCATCTAGCCCCAGTGATAAATTTGCATTTTGTACCGCCTGCCCGGCAGCACCCTTCATTAAATTATCAATAACAGATACCACTGTAATACGTCCGGTTCGTTCATCGTATGCCACACCAATATCACAATAATTAGAACCACACACTTCTTTAGGAGATGGATACATTCCTATTTCTCGAATTCTAACAAAAGGCGACTCTTCATAACTTTGCTTATATAAATCTTGTAAAAAGTGCGTTGTCACTTCTCGCTTAGCTTGCGCATACATCGTCACCATAATCCCCCTGGTAATAGGGATAAGATGTGTACTAAATGTAATTGGCTTTGCTTCCTCGTTCCACTCCACAAGCATCTGTTCAATTTCTGGAATATGCTGATGCTCATTGACTTTATATATTTTCATATTGTCCTGTATCTCTGGAAAATGTGTCATGGTGGTCGGTGATTTACCGGCACCGGAAACACCTGATTTGGCATCTATAATTAACGAATCAACCAACCCTTGCTTCATCAATGGAGCTGCTGGTAACAAAGCTGCTGTTGCATAGCAACCGGGATTTGAGATGAATTGTGCCTTAGTAATCGCATCTCGTTGCCATTCTGATAATCCATACACCGCGCCGTGCAATTCATCTCCTCCTTCGCGTTTGTACCACGTTTCATACGTATGTCGATCGCGAAGACGAAAGTCACCTGATAAATCTATTACTCTCATTCCATGTGCGAGCAGGCGCGGTACAATAGATCTGGCTACTCCTGGAGGCGTCGCTAAAAAGACAAGCTCTGCTTTGGAAGCAATGCGGTCTATATGAATATCTTCTATGTTTTTATCTATAATGTGCTGCAAATGCGGATATTGACGAAACAGTGGTTCACTGTTTGCAGAAGATGCATGTAATGATACTCCCTCCAAGTAAGGATGATTTTGTAGCAGGCGTATAAGCTCTAATCCCCCGTATCCGGTTGCTCCAATAATAGCTGTTTTCATCATATACCTCCGCTTCAAACGAAATTTAATTCTGATTATATTATTGTATATTTATTAAGTCAATTAAATATTTATAAATTTTTAATCTAAAAAATTTCACATGATTCATGCATTGTTATCTCTTTACATGTATGTTACAATCACCTACGATAGTTAGTCATATCTGGATTTATACAGGTTGTACATAATCTATATGTATGCCTATACCTAATTGATATAACCAGACACTTAGCTTTATGGAGTATACAAGGAGCTTACGTATGAATAGATTGCTGCTACATAAGATGATAAAAGCTCGCTTTTATCAGTATGATTGTGAGAAAGATGCTTTGCCTTTATCGGAGGAAGAATGTACTACCTTGGCAAATCAGATTTGGAAGGAATATCAGCGGACTGGTGATGATCTACACGAGCTGATTGAAGATGCTGTATATGAATTTTTAACAAAATAAAAAGACTGCGACAAAAAGTGTCTCAGTCTTTTGTATAATTATTTCTTGTTTAAAGCCGTTCCTGCCCACTTTTCAAACACGCGCGGCAATAACGCAAACATAAGGGGTCCCGCACTCATCCAGCGGGGTAAATTGATTTCCCGTTTATTCATTTTGATTGCCTTTACAATACAAGCAGCTACGTATTCCGGTCGTAACATATATCGTTCTACACTTTTCACATAGGTACCGGATTCATCAGCTATATTAAAGAAGTCTGTACGAATTGGTCCTGGATTAACAGATGTCACCGAAACGCCCGATGTAGCCAGTTCCATACGCAGGCTGTTGGAGAAAGCAAGAACAGCATGCTTTGTAGCCGAATAAGCACTTGATTTAGGGGTGGCAATTTTACCTGCAAGCGAGGCAATATTTACAATATGTCCACTACTTCTTTTTTTCATCGCTGGTAGCACTGCTTTTGTACAAGCCACCAAACCAAATACATTCACATCAAACATCGCTTTTACTTCTTGCAAGGAGGCTTCTTCAAATGTTTTAAATATACCAAAGCCTGCATTATTCACAAGAATATCAACGTCTCCGACTTCTTGTGAGATGCGTGTGAATACATCTGCTACCATCTTCTCGTCACTAACATCCAATCTGTAAACATAGCATGCTGAACCAATTTCCTGACGAACCCGCATCAACTCTTCTTCACGTCTTGCTAACAGTACAACAGTAGCGCCCTCTGTCACCAGCAAACGTGCCAATTGTTCGCCAATACCGCCGGATGCACCGGTAATAGCAGCTATTTTCCCTTTCAATTCCATTCACATCACCTACTTTGATAAATCAATACACCGGACACTGAATCAACTTTCACTTTTTGATTATATTCTAAAAAATCCAATTGACCAACTGTTTCAGAGATAGTAAGTGCCAATTGCTTTTGATAAATCCCAGGGAATAATGCCTGACATACTTCAAAAGCTGTCATCGGTCTTTCCTTTAACATTTGTAACACCTGCTCAGCACGCTTTTGTTGTTTTTGCAAACGCTCTCTCACAAGCTTTCCCACCTCAATTACATCTTCACCATGCCCTGTCATAATGCGTGAAATTGGCATCTCCGCTAAGCGACGCAATGATTGATTATATGCCAGTAACGGCTTTTCTCGTTCTCCGTCCTCATAGGGAGGTTCTAATAAAGGATTTGATGAAATGCGCGCCAGCAAAACATCTCCCCCAATCATAATGCCGTCTCGCTCTCTGTATAGGGCGATATGAGTAGAAGCATGCCCTGGTGTCTCAATGACTCGAAAGCCAGGTAACTCTGCTATTTCATCTCCTTCGCATACAGATCTAGTTAAAGAACGCTTGCATGCAAGCTTCAATGTGTTGGTTAATGAAAGGCCTTTTTCAATAAATGCTTTCGGAACACCAAGCTCACGTGCAAGTGAAGCCGAAAAACGTTCATATTTTTGAATAAATGCGGCATTCTGCGTAATCCACGGCTCATTCAGCGGATGTCCCACTACATTTGTTCGATCGCCGAAATCGCCGAGTAATCCGCTATGGTCGGCATGATGATGGGTTAACACCACTGTTTCAATATCCTTGATCTCATAACCGAATTGCGCTAGTTGATGAACGAGAGCTTGTCGCGTTGCTTCTGTTTTTGTACCTGTATCAATTAACGTGAGCGTGTCTCCTTTGATTAAGTAGGTATTAACTGTCTCCGTTGCAAACGGCACCGGTAGGGGTAAGCAGTGAATTTGCATAATAATCCTCCATATACATCTTCATCATCCACAATACACATCAAAAAATGAATGTACATTCATTTTACACCTCACACCTTGCTTTGTCATTATTTTCAAACAAATAACAGGTATATATCCGTAGGGGTCGAATTGTTATGTAAAAAAGGAGGCGTATGTTATGAAGAAAATTTCGTTTGTGGGGGCTGGTTCTATTACAGAGGCTATTATCGCCGGATTGACTCAAAGCATGAACGGCGGCAGTATTATGGTAAGCAACCGAAATAATAGTAGGAGACTAGCAGATTTACAAACCATGTATGGTGTCACATTTACACAAGATACAGAGGAGCTAATGAATGATGCAGACATCGTTATTTTAGCTGTCAAACCGAAGGATGCTGCAGAAGCGATAAAATCTATAAAAGATTATGTTCATCAAGAGCAATTGATTATATCTTTAATGGCAGGCGTATCTACCGAGTCTCTTACAAACCTGCTAGAACAAAACAATCCCATTATACGAGCAATGCCAAATACGTCGGCAGCCATTTTAAAATCGGCAACAGTCCTCTCACCGTCCATTCATGCAACCGGGGTACATATAGAAATTGCAACTTCGATATTTGAAAAAATTGGTCTAGTTTCTGTTGTAACAGAAGAGCAAATGCATGCTGTCACCGCATTATCAGGTAGTGGTCCTGCCTATATTTATTATGTAGTAGAAGCTATGGAAAAAGCGGCTTCCCAAATTGGATTATGTGAGAACGTTGCCAAGCCTTTGATTTTACAAACCATGATTGGTGCAGCTGAGATGTTAATGGAAACACCCAAGCATCCATCGGTGCTACGAAAAGAGATTACTTCTCCAGGCGGGACAACAGAAGCTGGTATTGGTGTGCTCGAACACCATGATTTTCAAAATATCCTCGTTCGCTGTATTACTCGTGCTACCATGAGATCTCAGGAACTTGGTGAAGGCTTAACACAATTATTAAATAAAAAATAAAAGACGATGCAATGGCATCGTCTTTTATCTGGTCATCAGAAATTGCTTGAGGTCCTCTGCTAACTCTGTATATGGAAAAATATCACGAGCTTCTTGCAGCAGCTTCTCACTATCTTCTCCTTGATAACGCGAACTAATATGCGTCAGAATTAAACATCTCGCACTCGCTTTTTTAGCTACCTCAGCAGCCTGTGCTGTTGTGGAATGAAAATAGTTATATGCTTGTTCCCCTTCCGCTGCCGCAAAGGTTGCTTCATGAACTAATACATCCGCATTCTTCGCAAGTCTGATACTTGTCTCGCAATAACGCGTATCTCCTAATATTGTAACAATGCGCCCTTTTTGCGGTGCACCGACATAATCTTTTCCATGTAATTGTGTACCATCTTCTAGTGTAATACTATGACCAGCTTTCAATAATTTAAATGCTGGGCCAGGCTTGATGCCAAGAGCCAACAATTTGTCAACAAGAAGCGGACCCGCAATATCTTTTTCTATAATGCGATACCCAAAGCATTCGATACCATGTGACAATCTACCTGCTTCAATAATGAATTGTTCATCTTCAAATATAATACCCTCTTCTTCAATCTCTACCACATGAATCGGATATTTTACATGCGTTGTGCTCACTCGCATCGCTACTTCAATAAATTCCTGAATTCCTTTTGGACCGTATACAGTAAGCGGTGTTTCGCCACCTTGAAAAGAACGGCTTCCTAGTAAACCCGGTAACCCAAAAATATGATCACCGTGTAAATGTGTAATAAATATTTTTTCAATGCGGCGCGGCTTTACTGATGTATACAAAATTTGGTGCTGTGTTGCCTCACCACAATCAAACAACCACGTCACACCGCGCTCTTCCAATAACTGAAGTGCGATTGCAGAAACATTTCGTCCCTTAGCCGGCACACCGGCTCCTGTTCCTAAAAAAACCAAATCCATAATTCTTACCTCTTTTCCGACATCTATCCACTATCTTACGGAAAGCGGGCCCTATTAGCAATACAAAACGCCAGAACCATTTTCTTTATATTATAAGTTGTAAAGTATCAAACTGACTTGCATTAGTCTTATAACGTTTGGTATAGACTTCCTCATTATCTATAATGTTGTATTCATAGAAAAAGCATTTATATTTATTTTACACCCGTTTTATACGTATGAATTCCTCGTTGCACTGCACCTTCTCCATATTTATTACGCAATGTCGCGATTATATTCATAAGCGGCTCCTCTTTGGCATCTGCTTCAAAGGAAAACAAATCCAATTGCTTTCCTTCTTTATCCTTATCAGCTAGCTCTGTTGCGGTTATTCCTAAAAGGCGTACAGCTTCACCATTCCAATGCGCTCTCCATAAACGACAGGCGGCTGCAAACAAATCAGAGGTTGTTTCAATAGGCTCTAACAATTGTCTACTTTTATGTGTGATGCGCCGATTATGATATTTAATCGTCAGCTGCAGATTATATGTAATCAAGTTTCTTTTTCGTAAACGGATATTCACCATACTTGCGAGCTCCTCTAGCAGGCTATACACCACAGCTTCTTCGCCGGTATCAATAGGCAATGTCCTGGAACTTCCAATTGTTTTCGCTTGTATGCGTGTTTCAACAGGTCGTTTATCTATTCCATTTGCCTTTTGCTTTAATATAGGACCATTGACCCCCAAAATATGACGAAGGAGATAATCTTGTGCATGAGCAAGATCACCGATCGATTCAATGCCAACACTCTTTAGTTTTTCGGCCGTTTTCTCCCCAACGCCATGCATATGAAGCACATGTTTGGGCCACAATATGTCTGATATATCCCGCTTTCGTAACACCGTAATACCAAGTGGCTTTTTCATATCAGATGCCATTTTAGCAAGAAATTTATTAGGCGCAACTCCAATACTGCACGGCAGTCCCAATTGTTGCATGACTTCCTGCTGAATCGTCTTCGCAATTTGAAGAGGTGTACCAAGCTCATGGCACTCTGTAATGTCTAAGTACCCTTCGTCTATGGAAATGGGCTGTACTTTGTCTGTAAACTGTAAAAGGAGCGTAAAAAATGCAGCAGAAGCAGACCGGTACAATTCAAAATTTGGTCTTTTTACAATTAACTCCGGACAAAGCCGACGTGCTTCCCAAAGCGGCATAGTAGCGCGAACGCCTTGCGCACGCGCTTCATAACTACATGTCACAATAATTCCCTTACGCTCTTTTTCATTTCCAGCTATCGCAAGAGGCTTTCCTTTTAATGAAGAATCATTAACTGCCTCAACAGACGCATAAAAGCAGTTCATATCCACATGCAAAATCACGCGACCTTTTTTCGGATACATTTCTTTTGCTTCCATACCATCCCTCCAAAACGAACATACATTCCCATTATACAGTATGGTCCGTTTTGCTACAATATATACGCGAAAAGCAATAACATTTTACAGCTTTAGTCATTAGGTAACTAAAAAGGGCGCCCTAAAAGATTAGCCGTTTTCGCCACCTTTTAGAACCCCCTTTTTATCTATTACTTCACTGTTTCACGAATAATTGCCACCACAAGCTCTGCCGTTTTTACAAGCTCTTCAACTGGCATTTTTTCGTTTGTTGTATGAATTTCTTCATACCCTACTGCAAGGTTAACAGTCGGAATACCGTGACCTGCGATTACATTCGCATCGCTTCCGCCCCCGCTTTGATGCAGTGATGGTGTGCGTCCGATAGCTGTAATTGCACGCTTCGCCAATTCTACAACATGATCTCCATC belongs to Ectobacillus sp. JY-23 and includes:
- the rnz gene encoding ribonuclease Z, whose protein sequence is MDLVFLGTGAGVPAKGRNVSAIALQLLEERGVTWLFDCGEATQHQILYTSVKPRRIEKIFITHLHGDHIFGLPGLLGSRSFQGGETPLTVYGPKGIQEFIEVAMRVSTTHVKYPIHVVEIEEEGIIFEDEQFIIEAGRLSHGIECFGYRIIEKDIAGPLLVDKLLALGIKPGPAFKLLKAGHSITLEDGTQLHGKDYVGAPQKGRIVTILGDTRYCETSIRLAKNADVLVHEATFAAAEGEQAYNYFHSTTAQAAEVAKKASARCLILTHISSRYQGEDSEKLLQEARDIFPYTELAEDLKQFLMTR
- a CDS encoding YqzH family protein, producing MNRLLLHKMIKARFYQYDCEKDALPLSEEECTTLANQIWKEYQRTGDDLHELIEDAVYEFLTK
- the argB gene encoding acetylglutamate kinase: MKDIIVVKCGGSILSRLSETFFRSIKELQKTCDVVIVHGGGPEIDVMLKRLGIAVHKKSGLRVTTAEVLEVVQMQLCGTVNKNLVATCSAYGLQAVGLSGCDGNLLIAEPIEELGFVGEVESVNRELIHQLLQQGFVPIIAPIGMKDGQLYNINGDTAAAAVAASLQARQLVFVTDVPGILYQNNLVQEAGETYVLELIEAGIITGGMIPKVQAALAALGRVDEAMIINGLQDFINEAGYITGTKITKKVGIK
- the argC gene encoding N-acetyl-gamma-glutamyl-phosphate reductase, which gives rise to MKTAIIGATGYGGLELIRLLQNHPYLEGVSLHASSANSEPLFRQYPHLQHIIDKNIEDIHIDRIASKAELVFLATPPGVARSIVPRLLAHGMRVIDLSGDFRLRDRHTYETWYKREGGDELHGAVYGLSEWQRDAITKAQFISNPGCYATAALLPAAPLMKQGLVDSLIIDAKSGVSGAGKSPTTMTHFPEIQDNMKIYKVNEHQHIPEIEQMLVEWNEEAKPITFSTHLIPITRGIMVTMYAQAKREVTTHFLQDLYKQSYEESPFVRIREIGMYPSPKEVCGSNYCDIGVAYDERTGRITVVSVIDNLMKGAAGQAVQNANLSLGLDEQTGIGFVPMYP
- a CDS encoding DNA polymerase IV; amino-acid sequence: MEAKEMYPKKGRVILHVDMNCFYASVEAVNDSSLKGKPLAIAGNEKERKGIIVTCSYEARAQGVRATMPLWEARRLCPELIVKRPNFELYRSASAAFFTLLLQFTDKVQPISIDEGYLDITECHELGTPLQIAKTIQQEVMQQLGLPCSIGVAPNKFLAKMASDMKKPLGITVLRKRDISDILWPKHVLHMHGVGEKTAEKLKSVGIESIGDLAHAQDYLLRHILGVNGPILKQKANGIDKRPVETRIQAKTIGSSRTLPIDTGEEAVVYSLLEELASMVNIRLRKRNLITYNLQLTIKYHNRRITHKSRQLLEPIETTSDLFAAACRLWRAHWNGEAVRLLGITATELADKDKEGKQLDLFSFEADAKEEPLMNIIATLRNKYGEGAVQRGIHTYKTGVK
- a CDS encoding SDR family oxidoreductase; the encoded protein is MELKGKIAAITGASGGIGEQLARLLVTEGATVVLLARREEELMRVRQEIGSACYVYRLDVSDEKMVADVFTRISQEVGDVDILVNNAGFGIFKTFEEASLQEVKAMFDVNVFGLVACTKAVLPAMKKRSSGHIVNIASLAGKIATPKSSAYSATKHAVLAFSNSLRMELATSGVSVTSVNPGPIRTDFFNIADESGTYVKSVERYMLRPEYVAACIVKAIKMNKREINLPRWMSAGPLMFALLPRVFEKWAGTALNKK
- a CDS encoding MBL fold metallo-hydrolase; this encodes MMQIHCLPLPVPFATETVNTYLIKGDTLTLIDTGTKTEATRQALVHQLAQFGYEIKDIETVVLTHHHADHSGLLGDFGDRTNVVGHPLNEPWITQNAAFIQKYERFSASLARELGVPKAFIEKGLSLTNTLKLACKRSLTRSVCEGDEIAELPGFRVIETPGHASTHIALYRERDGIMIGGDVLLARISSNPLLEPPYEDGEREKPLLAYNQSLRRLAEMPISRIMTGHGEDVIEVGKLVRERLQKQQKRAEQVLQMLKERPMTAFEVCQALFPGIYQKQLALTISETVGQLDFLEYNQKVKVDSVSGVLIYQSR
- the argJ gene encoding bifunctional ornithine acetyltransferase/N-acetylglutamate synthase, whose product is MIGLTVNPVTGGSVITPKGFQATGVHAGIRKVRKDLGMIYCEVPASCAAVYTQSRFQAAPLRVTQQSIAVAHKLQAIVINSGNANACTGVQGEEDAYEMRSLTAKHCGIEDHLVAVASTGVIGEVLPMEKIRMGITQLMPARSVEKVDSFYEAILTTDLVTKRACYQTVIDGKTVTVGGAAKGSGMIHPNMATMLAFVTTDAVIESDVLQKALSSITNHTFNQITVDGETSTNDMVIVMASGLAGNESLHEAHADWPHFYEALREVCESLAKQIAKDGEGATKLIEVNVEGAVSPKDAQIAAKKVVGSALVKTAVYGEDANWGRIIGALGHSDIVLNPATIDIYIGEFCVLKQSEPQVFSEEAAARYLAGDTIVIYVDLHTGTAKGTAWGCDLSYDYVKINASYRT
- the proI gene encoding pyrroline-5-carboxylate reductase ProI, which produces MKKISFVGAGSITEAIIAGLTQSMNGGSIMVSNRNNSRRLADLQTMYGVTFTQDTEELMNDADIVILAVKPKDAAEAIKSIKDYVHQEQLIISLMAGVSTESLTNLLEQNNPIIRAMPNTSAAILKSATVLSPSIHATGVHIEIATSIFEKIGLVSVVTEEQMHAVTALSGSGPAYIYYVVEAMEKAASQIGLCENVAKPLILQTMIGAAEMLMETPKHPSVLRKEITSPGGTTEAGIGVLEHHDFQNILVRCITRATMRSQELGEGLTQLLNKK